DNA from Deltaproteobacteria bacterium:
ATGCTGGAATCCCTGGACCCCCACAGCAGCTACCTGACCGAGGATTCCTACCGTGTGCTCCAGACCGAGACCGAAGGGCGCTTCGGCGGTCTGGGCGTGGAGATCACCGTGCGCGACGGACTCCTGACCGTGGTGTCGCCCATAGAGGACACCCCCGCGGCGCGCGCCGGCTTGCAGCCAGGTGATCAGATCGTCGGCATCGACGACGAGACCACCGAGGACATGACCCTGACCCAGGCCGTCAGGCGGCTGCGCGGACCCGAGGACTCCAGCGTCACCCTGCTGGTGCGAAGGAAGGGCGAGGGCAAGCTGCTCACGTTCACCTTGGTGCGCGCCGTCATCGAGGTCAGCAGCGTGCGCGCGCGCGTGCTCGAGCCGGGTTTCCTCTACATGCGCATCGCCCAGTTCCAGGACCGCACCAGCAAGAACCTGATCGACGCCATGGCCGAGCACCAACCCGGGGATGGCTCCTTCAAGGGAGTGGTGCTCGACTTGCGCAACAACCCTGGAGGACTGCTCAGTCAAGCGGTCGGAGTCTCGGACCTGTTCCTCGATTCCGGCCTGATCGTCTACACCGAAGGGCGCGGCAGCCAGAACAAGCAGAAATTCTCGGCCACGCGTGACGGCTCCCGGACCCACTTTCCCATGGTGGTGCTGGTGAACGGCGGCAGCGCCAGCGCGTCGGAGATCGTCGCCGGGGCGCTGCAGGACCACAAGCGTGCGCTAATCCTGGGTACGCAAACATTCGGGAAGGGGTCGGTGCAGACCATCCTGCCGCTCGACGACCGCTCGGCCCTGCGCTTGACCACCGCGGAGTACTTCACGCCCAAGGGGCGGTCGATACACGAGGTCGGCATCAAGCCGGACATCGTCACGGATCCCAAGGCAAGGCCGGCCGCCGCCGAGACTCCTTCCTCGGGCAAGGCGGCGGAGTCGGAGGCCGGCGCGTCGGCGACAA
Protein-coding regions in this window:
- a CDS encoding S41 family peptidase; this encodes MKLWNRKRRVSGWFWALGWVLFAAGLAVPRVSAVDSGAYHSLENFANILAIVQRNYVKEVETDKLVDGAIKGMLESLDPHSSYLTEDSYRVLQTETEGRFGGLGVEITVRDGLLTVVSPIEDTPAARAGLQPGDQIVGIDDETTEDMTLTQAVRRLRGPEDSSVTLLVRRKGEGKLLTFTLVRAVIEVSSVRARVLEPGFLYMRIAQFQDRTSKNLIDAMAEHQPGDGSFKGVVLDLRNNPGGLLSQAVGVSDLFLDSGLIVYTEGRGSQNKQKFSATRDGSRTHFPMVVLVNGGSASASEIVAGALQDHKRALILGTQTFGKGSVQTILPLDDRSALRLTTAEYFTPKGRSIHEVGIKPDIVTDPKARPAAAETPSSGKAAESEAGASATTQPESAAPLDDFAQRLRNDPEIGRALELLKGWEMFRGLTGAPKEKT